The DNA sequence attatttatttctcCCTTGTGTTCCAATATTCTCTGAACTTTTGAGTTTTGAGGCTATGCCATGATTGATTAATAAGAATTttgggaaaaaaaattaatcaagaTATTTTTATGTACGCAGACCATGTGAAGAACTTGCCTTGggcatattttttttattaaacatCAGCCGTATCTGGCAATGATTTATAAGTCATTTAATACTAATTCTTAATGTAAACAGATCTGGTAATCTAACATGGCAGGTTGTTAAGATAGGCTAAAAAAATATCTTGTTGGATAGAGGTAATactttgttaattaattaataaattagaaagatTATCATTTTGCAGTTTGCACGTGACATGCTGGTTCTACCATCTTCCAGAGTCAACGTTTTAGTTAATCTTGGACCCAAGATTAAGAGTGGTGTTATTATTCTGACTTTTATTTACACATTTCTTCATGATTACAAACAATATCAAAATAACACAATCTCAATTCAGTGTACAAGACAGACAATATTGTATAGACAAAATATTTTTCAGGAAATGAATGCATCCATATGTTGAACAAATATCCCATGCCGTTGGAAGTAGTTATTCTTTAACTTTTTTCATAGCTCAAGCTTACTGAAGCTTCAAATGTACCAAATCTATCGGCATTAGTCAATTTATACGTACCATTTTGCCCTATGTAACACTAACAACACGAGTTTCGTACTTTGAAATTTTGACCAGTATTTATTTGAGTGTTGACAGTTACCAGAGAGAATATCTTTCTTAGGAAAATCCAACTGGATGATACTTTATCTGTTTAGCATATATCTCTAAATGTAATAAAGAATTGAGTCAATTGACACGTGAATATTGTCCCATTTAAGAACAACCTTCATTAGTTTGAATAAATTAAGGGAATACTTATTCTTGTCTTCACATTCCAACTGCTTTGTACACAcaccaaaatatatatataaggtaAAGTGCATACTGCATAGTAATGTGCAAGTAGACGTTATTTAAGTTAGACATAACTAGCGCCAAATTTCTGTTAAAGATTCGCGGTTTAAGGAACTTGATTAATTAAGGTATAGTGTTAAAATAGAAAGATActtaattttgtttgtttgctCTGGGAGATGCAATTCATGGCAATAGCTAGATTCTTAACTTTCATTAATGTTTGTTTGTTAATGCAATTATGCAAATTCTGTTACTATGTGGTATGCTTAATCACAAATTAAATGTCAATTTTTCATATCACAGAAGAAAAGCAAAGGTGGCAAGATAACTTCAAAAAGAAAAGTCATTTTTGTTCCCActtgtgttatttttattactaGTTGACTTGATATCAAACCATCACATGAATTGCGGTGCTCAAGAAagtagtattttattttttaacacaaAGCTGCATGAATAATCAATATAAAGTTAAATTCGTTAACAAAACTATAACATTTTTGGcagataattaaataaaaatagctaTTAAATGgaataaattttgtattttgcaattgaaaaaaaataaaaaagtaaaaagggTTCTGTTGTGAAAAGCATGGAATGAAGACAAAAACCCTGAATTTGCTATCCTTTGCTTTGGACATGAAATGATTCAATTGCACTCAAACTCAATCCCTTTTTCTTACCATTTTCCAagttcctttcttcacctaacCCTGCTACTCTTCTTACCCTTCTGTTCACATTCACattcatatataaattaaatattaataatgcTCTTTCTTACAACACCACCCACATCCATAAGCAGTAAAGCACTTACCTTCAACGCGGTGTGGATGGATTCTAACATGCCCAGactttaatttctttccataaGTTAGTATTTTGAGGTAAACCCTTTCTCTTTTGTCACTTTCTCCTTGTTTGTTTGGGTGATTCATTATGGTTAATTTAGGTgatccatcatatgaccaaagTTCCTTTCTTTTTGCCTTTTTTCATGATTTTGTTGCAATCTCTGAAGATTGTGTGTTAAATCATGAAGCGGGTGGTTGAATGATGTGGCTTTGCTACCTTTCATTTGATCACATTATTCATACTCtgttaataatttttgttcttttgggGTTTGTCAGCGTGGGATGCATGGGTTACTAGGAGTTTCCTTTCAGGTTTGGAAAGACAAATTCAGTGGAAGGGATTGATTTTGGTGTGATGGATCAGGCAAGAAGTGAAGACAGTGCTGAGGTGTTGGATAATGTGGATGAAGGGGTGGATAAGAATTTGAGCCATTTGGTTGAAGGAGTTGGAACTGATGCAGGAGATGGTAGTGGATTGGTTGAGAGAGATGATGTAGTTGGAGAAAATGGAACTTCAGATCTGGGTTTGAATATGGAGctagaggaggaggaggagactCGAGTGGTTAAGGATCAGGAAACAGCTGACTTGCAAAAAATCAGTGATACATTGTGTGGGGTTGAGCAAGGAACTAGTTATAGCTCAAGAAATTTGGTCAGTGGGGAGGTTGTACTTGAGACCTGTGTTGTAATAGATCCTCCTGCTCGGATCGAGCATGTCCAGGGAAAATCGAAAGCAAAAGGCAATGAATCAGGGTTGAGCAAGCTAGCCATGAAAGCACCAAAGGCAGTGTCTGAGACAGATAAAAATTCATGTGCAATTGATATAAACAAAGAGTTTAGTGAGAACTTGGAAGGTGAAATGATTTGTAGAATTTGTCATCTGGCATCAGGGCAACCAATAGAAGCAATGATGGTTGGGACTGCTAACAATGAAACTAGTACAGATTTGATTCaacttggttgtgcatgtaaGGATGAGCTAGGCATTGCACACAGTCATTGTGCTGAGGCATGGTTCAAGCTTAAAGGAAACAGGTAACAGTCTCTTTTACCTCAATATCTGTTTTTCTCCTAATTTTATATATTCAAGTGTTTGGTGGTTTGGAATATTATGATATGATTAAGATTTAAACATTGACCTTATTCATCGTTCTGGCACTACCTATTTTTAATGGACAATACCAAACATTTCATAAGGATTCTAAATTTCCATTTCTTTAATAATGATATTTGGCTTAATTTCTGAAAAGAAACCGTCACTCCTGCATTCTTCTTGCTGTATGTGTGTGCACTGGTAATATCTTTTTTCAACGAATAATATGTGGTAGGGGTTTCaatgtttttgttttttcgtATACATGACTTGTCCTGTGGAATTGCTGAAATTATGTAGCCTTACATAAAACCAGGAATGAAATTATACATGACTTTGAATCCCCAAAAGAATTAATACATAACTATGTATCTCCTGCATGAACTGCTCATTGTTGAATGCCGAGTATGTTGTTAAAGTTATTAACCTTTTCACAATCACAGGTTGTGTGAAATATGTGGTGAGACTGCAAAAAATGTTTCAGAATCACAGGTTATCAATCATTCATTTATGGAAGAGTGGAACGAAAGTAGGTTCA is a window from the Arachis stenosperma cultivar V10309 chromosome 3, arast.V10309.gnm1.PFL2, whole genome shotgun sequence genome containing:
- the LOC130967917 gene encoding uncharacterized protein LOC130967917 — translated: MDQARSEDSAEVLDNVDEGVDKNLSHLVEGVGTDAGDGSGLVERDDVVGENGTSDLGLNMELEEEEETRVVKDQETADLQKISDTLCGVEQGTSYSSRNLVSGEVVLETCVVIDPPARIEHVQGKSKAKGNESGLSKLAMKAPKAVSETDKNSCAIDINKEFSENLEGEMICRICHLASGQPIEAMMVGTANNETSTDLIQLGCACKDELGIAHSHCAEAWFKLKGNRLCEICGETAKNVSESQVINHSFMEEWNESRFIDSGNSTSTGFFGRCWRGQPFCNFLMACLVIAFVLPWFFRVNMF